In Anoplopoma fimbria isolate UVic2021 breed Golden Eagle Sablefish chromosome 22, Afim_UVic_2022, whole genome shotgun sequence, a genomic segment contains:
- the arl6ip6 gene encoding ADP-ribosylation factor-like protein 6-interacting protein 6, with protein MSLCAVFAEVRLINKDKRRRERRHVPTPPHLYTSTLYTSTALHNITHGRGHGHGEQSGGRGHGEHGRRAWWSEGRVARGPAGGPAGGPGGRRGAVSAVGCVCALIYPILTELRAERVMGEDRTEERLLGFWSILVLSVLVGCICCVFSWTITYLDSYQPARLLGSPPPTLDHMRDGWMDHGFHMGYGVAVMNGIMAMLTVTWSLT; from the exons atgtctctctgtgctgtgtttgcGGAAGTGCGACTGATAAATAaagacaagagaagaagagagagacgTCACGTCCCGACACCTCCACACCTCTACACCTCCACACTCTACACCTCTACAGCTCTACACAACATTACTCATGGACGTGGTCACGGACACGGAGAGCAGTCCGGTGGACGTGGACACGGAGAGCACGGCCGCAGAGCCTGGTGGAGTGAGGGCCGTGTGGCCCGCGGGCCTGCTGGGGGCCCTGCTGGGGGCCCTGGGGGCCGCCGGGGGGCCGTGTCCGCCGTGGGCTGTGTGTGCGCACTCATCTACCCCATACTCACAG AGCTGAGGGCGGAGAGGGTGATGGGAGAGGATCGGACTGAAGAGAGGCTGCTGG gtttcTGGAGTATCCTGGTGCTGTCAGTGTTAGTAGGATGTATCTGCTGTGTCTTCTCATGGACCATCACCTACCTTGACTCCTATCAGCCCGCCAGGTTGTTGGGATCACCGCCGCCGACACTGGACCACATGAG AGACGGATGGATGGACCATGGCTTCCACATGGGTTATGGTGTTGCTGTAATGAATGGCATCATGGCCATGCTCACCGTCACCTGGAGCCTCACCTGA
- the slc19a2 gene encoding thiamine transporter 1: MPGIDRTLLLLCSFGFLSSLRPSEPFLTAYLMGPDHNLTETQVVNEIYPIWTYSYLVLLFPIFLATDYLRYKPILILQAASLVVTYVMLLSAQGVLAMQLLEFFFGLATASEVAYYSYIYSVVEPAHYQRVTGYCRSITLFGSAAGSLTGQLLLSVAKVRIVHLVIITLTTAAVASVAPWFLPMPKRSLFFHKSPGAAVDKQRSSSTALLEKAEDPESKLPPSSQDVSTISSSPETGGPSSGLVEVFKVLFADFLKCYRCPSLLSWSLWWALATCGYFQVINYAQVLWENVRPSQDYEIYNGYVETLATLLGALAALLVGYLPVCWALWGELVLCVLSLLMAGCVFAMDTVRNIWLCYISYVLFRAIYMLLITVATYQIAASLNMQRYALVFGVNTFMALLLQSLLTVVVVDSAGLGLDVFPQFLIYGGYFAVISVVFLVAGLWKLASRRRSKQEEEVLSNSRPETESDCSPAR; this comes from the exons CCCGGCATCGACCgcacgctgctgctgctgtgttcgTTCGGCTTCCTCTCCAGCCTGCGGCCGTCGGAGCCCTTCCTCACCGCGTACCTGATGGGCCCGGACCACAACCTCACCGAGACACAG GTTGTCAATGAAATCTATCCAATATGGACGTATTCCTACCTGGTGTTGCTGTTCCCCATCTTCCTGGCCACTGACTACCTCCGGTATAAGCCCATACTGATCCTGCAGGCCGCCAGCCTAGTCGTGACCTATGTCATGTTGCTGAGTGCGCAGGGCGTGCTGGCCATGCAGCTCCTGGAGTTCTTCTTTGGACTGGCTACGGCCTCGGAGGTGGCCTACTACTCCTACATCTACAGCGTGGTAGAGCCGGCGCACTACCAGAGAGTGACGGGTTACTGCCGCAGCATCACCCTGTTCGGATCGGCTGCTGGATCTCTGACCGGCCAGCTGCTGCTCTCCGTGGCCAAAGTTCGGATAGTCCACCTGGTCATCATCACCCTGACGACGGCTGCCGTGGCCTCCGTCGCGCCCTGGTTTCTACCCATGCCCAAGAGAAGCTTGTTCTTCCACAAGAGTCCAGGAGCGGCGGTGGATAAGCaacgcagcagcagcacagctctGTTGGAGAAGGCCGAGGATCCGGAGAGCAAGTTGCCTCCGAGCAGCCAGGACGTCTCCACA ATATCCAGTTCGCCTGAGACAGGAGGTCCTAGCAGCGGTCTTGTGGAGGTCTTCAAGGTGCTGTTTGCGGACTTCCTGAAGTGCTACAGATGTCCGTCCCTGCTCTCCTGGTCCCTGTGGTGGGCTCTGGCCACCTGTGGATACTTCCAGGTCATCAACTACGCACAAGTGCTATGGGAGAACGTTCGGCCATCCCAGGACTATGAAATCTACAACGGCTACGTGGAGACGTTGGCCACACTGCTCG GGGCTCTGGCGGCCCTGCTGGTGGGCTACCTGCCTGTGTGCTGGGCTCTTTGGGGAGAGCTGGTCCTGTGTGTCCTCTCCCTGCTGATGGCTGGATGCGTGTTTGCCATGGACACGGTGAGGAACATCTGGCTGTGCTACATCTCATACGTCCTCTTCAGAGCCATCTACATGCTGCTCATCACCGTGGCGAC GTATCAGATTGCGGCCAGTCTCAACATGCAGCGCTACGCCTTGGTGTTCGGGGTGAACACCTTCATGGCTCTGCTGCTCCAGTCTCTGCTcactgtggtggtggtggactCAGCTGGCCTTGGCCTCGATGTCTTTCCTCAG TTCCTCATCTACGGCGGCTACTTTGCTGTCATTTCTGTGGTCTTCCTCGTCGCTGGGCTTTGGAAATTGGCCTCCAGGAGGCGCTccaagcaggaggaggaggtcctgAGCAACAGTCGACCAGAAACAGAGTCCGACTGTTCTCCAGCCAGGTGA